The genomic window aagcccatTGTTACTTGCTCAGATATATACAAGGTAGTATGTTGAAGaaccaagattcaaactcaatgACTGACCTCAAATCCAACTCCCTTTACATCAGAGAATAATGATTCTACCACTGGGCTTTCTTCCTCTGTTTGGACAACTGGAAAAATTGAATTGTTAAGAGCCAAAAGAATTCACTTTTTGTCAGTGGTTGGCAAAAGACTGGGCATCcttattaaaaatggaaatgagattAGTTTGTCAAGATTTGTTCTTGGTGGAATTATGCTgacacctcagaaatcatttgacaaaacaataatttaacatttttggAAGGGATTGGGTTCATACTCCCAAACCTGTAGTATCTGGAATTCATTCTTTGCCCACCTTTGAAGATCCGATCAACAGTTATAAACCTCCAGTTTGGCACTTCTTTAATTCATCATGATTTTTAGCAATAACTTATCTGCAGCGGTTTGAAGATTGCACCTGAATATTCTTCTGTTTCCTGGGAGTTTAATGCATTAGGATCTGGAGGCTTAAAATTATTTAAAGTGGCTAGATGAgctcttcattcatttatttagtaaCCAATCATGAAATATTCGTTATTTGCAGGCACTTTACTAACTGCTGGGTAGATTGAGacaaaaatgagggagtttaTATCTTGGGGGGAGAAAGataatatgtacacagataagtaactACAAAATATCTAATAAGTACATGCAAAGCAATTTTTGGGGGGCTATCAACTGAGGGATTCAGGATAGATTTTTCTGGTAGGAAGTGATGcgtgagctgagccttaaaggaaatttggattctaagaagcagaggtgaatAAGGAATACATTCCTGATAAGGACACATTTATTTTCACTCTATCAATTATTCTACCCTTTTAAACTTGGGGGCCATTCTTTTTCCTAGAGAATCCTTGAACCAAAGAATGTCAGTTAGTAGAGAAGATCTTAGAGATGATCtgatccagtcccctcattttacaggtggcaGAAGCAAAACTGGGGTTGAatagttttcccttttttggcctGTGGTGCTCACCAGAGGCCACCTTTACTGctgttcttctttctctctagggTGTGTATGTCATAGAAGCTTTGGTTTTGCTCTCAGCTCCATCTTTGATCACAATAATACAGACTttatatcttatttatttatattcatagtCCTTTATATCTTGGAAAATGAAGTTGTTAGAGGACTACTGTGGAAGTTTCATTTCATTATGGGGAATGTATTGATGGATATCATGAtggtttcccttctttttccccctctcctctttaAAAGTCTGTGTCATCCTTGTGAGTATGCTTGGAGACACTGGACAAGGGGTAATTTTCCTTTCTAGCCCTCTATATCTCTAACTTCAtattctacatacacacacataattaggaaatatttaacaaaataattataaaaacaaataaaatcctaccttctataggaaacctttccaaattccccttaatTCTCATACCTCTCCTCTGTTACTTCTAATCTATCTTGTatttagcttgtttgtacacagttatttACATGGTATTCCCAGtttgagattttagttgagacttaagcCAGTGAAGGCAGTAGGCAAAGATAAGaaaggagagtgttccaggcatagaggacagccaatgaaaaggcacTGGGAAAGGGGATGGGATGTCTTGTTCGTGGAATATCAAGGAAGACCgatgtcactggatcagagtacatgatggggagtaaggtgtaagaagactggaaaagtaggagggggctagattatgaagggcttttgaATGTCACACAGaggatttgtatttgatcctgaaggtgatggGGCAACTAGGGTTTTTTGAGTAGAAGGATGACgtgatcagacttgtgctttaggaagtcATTTTCATGGCTGAATGACAGATTGGAGTGGTGAGAGACCTGAGGCAagtagacccaccagcaggctattccAATAGTCCAAACATAAGGTGATAACGGCCTGTATCAGAGTGGTGGCactatcagaggagagaaagcagcAAATTTGAGAGATGATGCAGAGGTGAAATAGACAGGTTTTAgtaacagattgaatatgggagGTGAAAGATGGTGAGGAATTGAGAATGACCTTTAGCTTgagagcctgagggactgggaggatggtgttacccTATATAataatagggaagggaagggtggttaaagggaaagatgagttcagttggAGATGTTTGAAAGGCAGATAGAGTTCCAAGATTAGAGGTCAACAAAGAGGTTGGGGCAGGAGAGGTAGATTGGAAAATTgacagcatagagatggtaattaaactTCATGGCAACTGCTGAGTCATGAAGTGAAGTAGTATAaaggaagtagagaaaaagactcaggatggaatcctatgggacacctatggttagaagGCATGATGTGAATGAGGACCCAGCaaaggagagtgagaaagagtAGTCAGGCAGGATAAGAActaggagagagtggtgtccagaaaacctagagaaaagagggcATTAACAAGAAAAGAGCAATCAATAGAATCAAAAGCTACTGAGAggccaaagaaaatgaagactgagagaaggctattggatttggcaactaaggcATTATTAGGAACTTTGGATAGAACGGTTTCAGTGCTAAACTGCAAGGAAGTGCAAGTGTAAGagtgaggagaaaaaatggaagcacCAGTTGTAGATAGCCTTTGCAAGGactttagctacaaagggcagaggAGATAAAGGACAACAGTTATGAGAACTGTGGCATATGCAcataatagaaaattattttgccataagaaGAGACATacgaagaattcagagaaacataggaagacatATCAACTGATATGTAAGCAGACcaagaaaaacaatataaaacattATGAGGACAACCTAAGTGGAAAAAACAACCCTGGCCAAGCTGACTGCTGTGTAATTGTAATGATCAATCTTAGCCCCAAAGCAGAGATGAAAAAatactcctccctccctctcttacttACTTCCTctgtacctccctccctccttccttccttccttccttccttccttccttccttccttccttccttccttccttccttccttccttccttccttccctcttttcctccttcactttccccctccatctttccctctatcccttcctttcttttttgcagAGGTATGCTGCTGTTTATGGTGAGTTTCAAAACATTGCTCATACTTTTAGACAAGGCTAGGTTGATGAGTGGCAGGTTTTGCATAActgcctgcccctccccctttctttttccttttttaataagtaatggcttttaaagtggatggggaaaaaggaaaggatatgttaaaaaataaaggtgccacaaaaaaccaaaagatcaataaaattttaaaaaatagaatctaGCACTAATTGTTAGAAgcaggaaagaagaggggaagataTCTTCATCTATGCATTTAGCCACATTTGATTTGCAAGCCAAGAACTGAATAAATGTGAAACGCCATGATGTGAGGAGGATCGGTTTGGCAGCCCTCATTATAGTCCCCAGGAACCAACGCAGGCACTCTGACTTGCACCAGTTTTCAGTAATGATACAGAACAGTTTTAACAGAGCAGGGGATGTCTGGGATTAAGCAAATAAGAGTTTAGAGGAAGCAATGCTTTCCCACACTCTTTCCCCACTAGTTTTCTTCCACTCTTTTGTAGAGTCAGAAATGCAGGGAAATGAAGGAAGCTTCTAGCGTGATGAAGTTTTCAATTCCAGCTGTGTCTATGGCATGAACCATTGTAGCAACACACTGTCCCACATGTTCCTGTTTGGGTGTGTGGTTTTCTTGACCCTGGGACCAAACTCCTGTTTGCAAGGGGCTGCCCGGTACTCTGGGAGCTAAAGGCAATAGGTTTGTGTGTTTTGTTCAGACTGCCAAGCCCTTGAGAAACAAGTGAGCAGTTAACTGCAGTTGTCCACCCTCTCTCCAcaggcccccccccccgccccagccgCCTCCACAGTCCCCCCACGCCCCCAATCAAACCGTTCTTGTAATCAGAGGGAGGAGCCAAAGGTACATTTTGGTGTTGCCTAACAGGTAGCAATACCTTACCACGGTGGTAATTCCAGAACAAACAGATTATTTCCTTTGAATGGCTTTATTTTATTACAAAATTACCTACCTAGCTAAGAGTTGCAAACAAAATAAACTTCTCCCTCCCCAgaaccctcctcccccactccttttCAGCCAATGTGTCCTTTTCAGCAGATCTGTTAAGAAAGAACAGGCAGTAATATTGCTGCAGACTGAGGCAATTACATTAActcaattctgaaaaaaaaaattctaggacCCTTTTCTGGGTCAGTCTTACCTTCTCCATGCCTTTAAGGGCTAGATAATAGTGATAGCAATTTGTACAGTGGTTTGGGGAGACAGTCCAGGttagtggatggaatgctggtcTTTTAGCTGACCTTCGTCATGTCTTACTTCTGACACCTACAAGTTGTGTGCCAGTGGGGAACTCAGCTAACCCATCAGTGGCCCTATATAACTCTCTGAactgtaagtttcagagaagttactcatctgcattgatggagagaGTTTCACAAAAGGAATTCCCTCTGGGGTGACAGCATTTTCACCTAccttatctcatctgatcctcatagcCACCTTGTGAGCTGAGTAGATGAGGGTCTTTCACAATTTACAAAAGCAAAAACTGTCAGAGTTTCCCAATTTACAAAGGTGAGGAGAGATAAAGTTTCTTCCCCAAGGCAATACAGTGAGTTGGTAGCAAAGCCTGTTAGTGTTCACCCTGAATCCGAGTTTAGATTACCTGATTTTCCCCCTTATATAAATAACACTTACATAGCTCCTTTAGTACAatatatctgaataaatgtttgttgaatgaatgtaaGAGTGGATCTCTGATAATTCTGTTGACgctaggggagagggaaggggcaatATGAGAAAGGTGCCCGTAAACATTACCATGGTGTTTTAATTTCTCTCTACATGGGaacaataacagctagcatttgtagggtactttaaagtttgcaaaacactttacaaatatgacctcacaTCATCCTCGTGGTAgatctgggaggtgggtgctatgattctttccattttacaaatgaggaaaccaaggcaagcagAGTTCAAGTAACTTGCCAAGGCTCATGTAGATAgcaaatgcctgaggccagatttgaattaaagCCTTCCTGACTGGAGTagttggtaaacatttattaaataccttctacTTGCCAGACCCTGTACTAAGTACTGAGAtacaactataaaaaaagaaaatcctgccctcaaggagcttatagtttgAGGAAGACAGCACatcaaagagaaatgaaaaaagtggGAGGAGGTACCCCATGCTGGAGAAGCCAGAGAAGTCTAAAATGAGCACAGTCGTATGAAAAATGGGGAAATGTCTCCAGATCCATCACTGTGATGGACAGAGTGCTGGCAGGCATGGGAAATGCTGGTTTGGGGTTACATTTTGTCAGTTCTACCCCTCACCTCTTAATCATCCTCTGAGCTTTCCAACCTTTCACCCAAATTGTGTTGAGACCACCAGCTCTATTCTATAGCACTTATTTGGTCTTCATCTcatgaagaagggaaggaaataagctttATATGTGCCATGCATTGTATTAAGCACTTTTGCAAATATCTCACTTGAGACTCATAATAATCCTACGgggtaggtgctcttattgtccctattttatagttgaggacgCTGTGGCAAAGAGAGGTCAGGTGATTTGCCTGTAGACATACagttattaaatatctgaggctggatttgaactcaagtcttcctgactcccggtccagtactctatctactgtgccatcaaCTGCCTCATGAAGAGGAGAGTAGATGTCAGGTATGGTGcaatatactttttagagccccCAACCCTTTATTAAAAGAACCACTCTGTGGTAGGGGTTTTTTTTGGGAAAGTCTCATTTGGGTTTGAGAAGAAATCTGTAGAGGCATTGTCTAGGTCCTGTTCTCTCTTGGATTattggatcatagattgagagagGAAAGTGATATttgaggccatctaatccaacccctgaatttggcagataaagaaactgaggcccaggaaggctAAGCGATCTATCCAATGTCCTACATGTAGCAaacatcagaagtgggatttgaactcagaacaaATGCTCCTTctattgtaccatgctgcctctctgcaGTCATTTAGAAGCTCAGtaaggttttttgttttcctctttggaGTAGGTATTGTAATACAGTTCCCTAATGCATTCAAGGTAAATACCAAGCTGTCCTTGGAAACAAAGTGAAGCCACAGAATTGATGGCCATTGGTTAACAGCAAACATTCATCTTCAGGTCACAGAAGCTGACCTAGGTCTTTGCGGGGAGGAACCTTATTCAGCATAGTCATTGCTGATTCAGAATCACGAGATAAAAAAGACAGTTTCACCCATGAAAATGGCATACAAGGTGGCTGACCGAGAATCCTCAGGCTGCTGAATTCTGTGCTCCATCCCACACTAGTAGGAGTCTTGGTCCTAAAGGTAAATGTGATAGGAAGAGAAGCATTCATTCTGGAATTCCTAGCTCTTTGAATGCTTGCTCCATTCTTTGCTATAGACAGAAGGGCTCTAAATAGGTGAGCTAATGAGAAGCCAGCTGACTGAGAAGCAGGGCTATTGAAGGATATGCATCAGCTAGCAGTAACAATTTTAGGAAAAGGCAAACATGTGTAGCCTGACTGTCTTTATTTCCCCTTATGGATCTGAAATGATAGTAGGAAGAGGAGTGGATGTAAATTtctaatgttttttgttttttttaatcaaaatctTGGATATGGGTAAGGAGAAGATGGTAAAGCAAGGACCTTAGGTTTCCCAGGCCTTGCTCTCTAGACTTCAATAAGGTGATGAAATTAAAAATGCCccagttttgatttttctctcaaCATTCATGCTTGTGATTGGGTGCCCTTGGTGACTCTCCTAGTTCTGTGCGGATAAACAGCACTGTGATTTTCAGTTCAGCCCAGAGAAATGCTCTAGTCTCTTGCATCTGATCAGCCTTACAAATGAATCAAAGCTTTTTCATGCTGTGGCCAGATTAGTAGAATAGCTTGGAATCAGTCAGAAaatgatggagggaggaagattCTGAGCACTGCTGTTAGTTCTCTGTATGTGCGCCAGAGGAGGGTGTTGAAACAGTTCTCAGGATACAAACACAGCAGGAAAAGTGGTATGTGATGAAGAAAATCAGAGCTATAACTAGAAAGGGGCAACAAGGACGTTGTCCCAGAGCAATGAGTTTAGGAGGTGCTACATTTTGAAGGTACCAACATTAGACTTACAGCATTTGTAGTCCTTCAGCATTGTAGAAGAgtaaaaataattagttaaaatagaaagctaTCAAAGTCCTCCCCGGTTCCCTTTTGTCTCAGTTGTGCACTGACCTCCTATCAGCACCCTTCCTCTCTGGTTTGAAGATTTCATTTTCCCCAAGGAGCAGAGTCCCCTCTGTTTCCTGCCAACTGCCCCAGTCATGATTTGTGGTCAAAACCTGGACACAAGAATTCCAAGTCATGGTTCTAATGGACCTGctgctgtcattattattttctagatGAGCAGTGTCTAAGAGACTGCATGGCAAGGAGTATGAGTCAAATAAGATCATGCATATGAAATCACTTTGAAAAATATTCAATGTTAGACAAATATGtggttattattaataaatatcacTGAAGGCAGAAACAGGGAACTCCTGGATTCTAttataatcagtcaataaacatttattaagtatctgctgtgTGGTACATACTGGGgttaaaataaaaaggcaaaagacagtccctgcactcaagaagCTCAAAAactgatggaggagacaatgagcaagcaaatatgtacataccagctgtgtgcagaataaattgtgtttgtcctttgttgccaaagaagatcatgccatcagagaaatgatgacttgacttgcacttgatgtTGTTTCCAGTGAGGGAGGgctaaataggaagtaattaaaggAGGGAAAGCACTAAAACCCAGAAGGGTTGGGAAAGGTGTTccatagaagatgggattttagttgggatttgaaggaagccagggaaaccaggtgatagaggtgagaaaggagagcatcccaggcatggaCTGTAGCTAGAGGCAATTTCCAGAGCTGAGACTtggagtgtcttattcatggaacaacaaggaggccagtgtcattggattgaagaACATTTGGTGGTGTGTAAGGtgtaaaaacactggaaagttaTGTGTGTATGGGTAGGTTATGAAGGATGTTGAACATCAAagggttttgtatttgatcctggagaaagTAAGGAACTGCAGTTTATTCAGTAGGAGCCAAGATAAGGGCAaggtctgtgctttaggaaaaccatcTTGACAGCTGAATGGGAggtggattgaagtggggagagacacGAGGCAGGCAAACccaccagtaggctattgcaatagtccaagtgtgaggaGATGAAGGTACCAGGATGGCAGAAgtttcagaagagagaagggggcatatcggagagatgttgcaaaggtgaaattgacagaccttggcaactgATCGAATATAGAGAGTGAGAAATAGTAGGGAATCAGGGATGACAGCCAGTGACAAGATTGTGAGGATCTACAGCATTAGGGAGGTGGAGGACAGACTAGGGGCAAAAACATGGGGAACTACCATAGACTGCATGGGAAGTGATATCCAGAGGTCATTTAATTCAGTCTCTAGTCTCCAGACATAACATTGTTCAAATCCCTCTAGACATATAATTTCAAACCTATCCTCTAGTACTTCAGATTAGAAGATTTCAGAAGCTGCCTCTAGTTTAATAGTCCCTcaaaatgagacacatttttctgtattttcaacAACTCTTTCCGGCTGGCACCTCATATCCTCTGATGCCTTAAACTGACATTTGATTTATTCATCTCAACAATGTAGATATCACAATGCAAGCAGGAGTTAATGTGACATTCCTGATGACACAACAATTTCTCACCATGAAATGTAGACTATAagttcttaagggcagggactattttatatgtttgtctttgtatattcCTAGGTCCTAGCCAGCACAGTGCTAGGTACACCGTAGGTGtataataaaggtttattgattgttaacacctggcacataataggtactctacaaatgttggttgattgattgattgcccaAGGCCAAGCCACCACGTTGGATGTAacccccaggtcttctgaatccagggCTACTTCCACTACATCACAATTCCCTCTTGAACTTTAGGCTAAAGTGACCATAAAGGCCGATCTCCTTTGCCTTTTATTTATGCATAAATAACCCCACTACTggggcaaaaaaagaaagaaaaggaaagaagtaggaaaaaaagagaatggctTTATACTTTAGGAACTTTGAGTGTTTTTGAAATGACACATTCCAGTGCTATATGAAAATTGAAATCCCCTTTCTTTTAGGCAGTATCGTCCTTATTGAAGGTGGGGAGAGCCCAAAAGAGAAGCCCTGAGATTGTCCAGGGTTTCTCAAGTCCCTCCAGAATCTTGTGTATCAAGTTGCTCTAGGGTACTCTTCAGCAGTAACCGCGAGCCGCCAGCAGGTGTCAGTGCGCCCTCGCTCTGTAGGTGAGAGCGCAGACTTCTCAGGAGTTCCAAGGGATTCCGAGACCCCTTTCTGGCCCACTATGTGGCTCAATCCCCCCAGGTCCGCTGGGTGGGTGGTTGCTGCCAGTTTTTGCAGCTTCTAATCAGCACTCTCTCCTCCGAGACTCCCTCTTCCTTGCGTCCCTTTCCCAGGCAGGGTAGGCAGACCTACAGACCTCTCTCGGACCTCCCAGACCTCGCCCAGCATCCAGCACCCAGTTTCCCGGCCCAGTTTAGGTGGAAATGGCCCAAAGGTACCTGTTCCTGCCGTACTGCCACTGTCAAACTGGATTAGCCTGGCTTCCTCATctgccctctttctttccctgggGCTGCACGAGAATACTGGCCCCACTTACCACAAGGTGGAGGGGCAGTTTCCTCTCCTCCGACCGCTGGGGATCCTCGGTGTGTGAACAGCCGAGACGCCCTGGATCTAGGTGACCACTTCTGGTTTTGCCCAGTGCTGAGGGGCAGAACAAGAAACCCCTAGAAGTATAGGTACGGGCCTCGACTTCCTAGATATTTAGATTCGTCATTCTCATCCCGGACCTAGATCCTCTCAAAGCTTTGGACACCTGTGTGTACTCACAGTTCTTTCAAGAGAACCAGTCGTAATTCCTAGCTCTCTTCGCCTTTGCATTTTCGTCTTCCCTTATCCAGAACAGCTCTTCGGTCTGATCCCCAACAGGGGTGCAGCGGGTGGGGTGATCCCAAGGTTTTTGGTGAGTTTTTGCAGCTAGGAAGCTGATGTAGAttaggtgggtgggtgggtgtggggagagacagagagacagagagacacacacagagagacagagagacagagacagagagagacagggggaaagggggagagggggagagggagaaggagagggagagagagagagagagagaaagagagagagaagagagagaagagcgagagagagagagagagagagagagagagagagagagagagagagagagagagagagagagagaggagggggagggggtggaggagggtcGGGTTCCCACGTGAGGACTGACGCTGGCTGCTCGGCAACGCCGGCTTGATCCTGGGGCTATAAAACCAGTCCACTGTAAGTGAAGACAACAGCACTGGCTCCCGTTCGGTTGGAGAGGCCAAGAGGCGCACCACTGTCCTGGCTCGCTGGACATCCAGCCTGGATCACTCACTCCTCCCCGATTCAGGTCCGCTTGCCCCACCAATGAGGCACAGTTCGTGTCCAACTTGAGACTCGAGCTAGGGTGCTGTCCAACCTTGGCGCCCGGACTAGGCAGCGCCCGGACTGGGCAGCGCCCGGGTACCCCAGAACGCCCGGGCCACAGCTAACAAAGGATAGTTTTTCTTCACCTGACCATCTGAGGAAGGGGACCACTTCTCGCTCCCCATGTCCTATGCCCAATTTACACTGTCACTGGGCATCTTCAAGGTCTATCTACACAACCCCATTGGGTCCCGCAAGTTTGGAGATCTCGAGGCGGGGatctgaagagaaagaaggaaattcgGGCCTTCCCTGCATCGTTGTCCtatgaaggaggaaagaaattcAATAACTGCCTAAAGGATTTTAGAAAGCAGAGAAtcagttttctctcctctctcaactCCCTATCTTCCTGGCAACACCGGAGCCCCCAGGCCCCTTTTCTGAGACCTGAGTGGGGGGCGGGGTTCCTATTGAGCAGCCTTCACCACGGTAAGACAGACTTGCTTTCCACTCCAGATCTGAAGTAAAGAGCCATATATTTGTTGTCACCCTTCCAAATAAAAAGGGCACaaattctcctctttttctccccttatcTCTTTCCTCTTGGGGAATCaggatcccccccccccccccttggcTCTGTGTTTGGAAATAAAACTTGGATTTACTGAGTAGGGagtgagagaaaaagggaaagagaagccGCCCAGAGACGAAGTCCACCGTGAGGTTGGGGCTATTGTGATCTCCCCCGTAGCTGCTGCGGGCTAAAAGGAGGACTGAGGCCACGGGTTGTTAGCTGTATTCATAGCACTTCTTcaaattccctcctttctttccccactcACCACCTTTCTggatcccctccccccaaaagcaGAGCCCCATGTGAGCCCCCGAGAGCTTTctcggggtgggggtgggggtaggggacgAGAACTGACAACCcggaggagaaaggaggacagaGTTGGGACtgagtggaggggagaaggagctTGTTTTCATGTTACACCAGGAGCACCCGCTGGCGGAGGGGAGTTTCGCCCCTATGGGGTCCCTTCAGCCGGACTCCGGCAATGGAAGCTTAAACGGAACTGGGTCCCGGCAGACCCCTTATTCACTGCAGGTCACCCTGACCCTAGTCAGCTTGGCTGGGCTGCTCATGCTGCTAACTGTGTTCGGCAACGTGCTGGTGATCATCGCAGTGTTCACCAGTCGAGCTCTCAAGGCGCCCCAGAACCTGTTCTTGGTGTCTCTGGCTTCAGCCGACATCCTTGTGGCCACGTTGGTCATCCCTTTCTCACTGGCCAACGAGGTGATGGGTTACTGGTACTTCGGCAAGGTGTGGTGTGGAATCTACCTGGCGCTGGACGTGCTCTTCTGTACGTCCAGCATTGCGCACCTGTGTGCCATCAGCCTAGACCGCTACTGGTCCATCACTCAAGCGATCGAGTACAACCTGAAGCGGACACCCCGACGCATCAAGGCCATCATCTTCACCGTGTGGGTCATCTCGGCTGTCATCTCCTTCCCACCCCTTATCTCCAtcgagaagaaaggagggggcgAGCAGCTGTGTGTGATCAACGACCAGAAGtggtatgttgtctcctcctgcATCGGTTCTTTCTTTGTCCCCTGCCTCATCATGATTCTAGTGTACGTACGTATCTACCAGATCGCCAAGCGTCGCACCCGGGTGCCGCCCAGTCGGCGCAGCGACGGCAGCGAGGTTGCTGAGCGCCGTCCCAATGGGTTTCCAGACCGAGGGGGTGGGGACGGCCAACCTCTGCCAGCCAAGATCAACGGGGCGGGAGAGCCAGTGCCAGCTG from Notamacropus eugenii isolate mMacEug1 chromosome 1, mMacEug1.pri_v2, whole genome shotgun sequence includes these protein-coding regions:
- the ADRA2A gene encoding alpha-2A adrenergic receptor, translating into MLHQEHPLAEGSFAPMGSLQPDSGNGSLNGTGSRQTPYSLQVTLTLVSLAGLLMLLTVFGNVLVIIAVFTSRALKAPQNLFLVSLASADILVATLVIPFSLANEVMGYWYFGKVWCGIYLALDVLFCTSSIAHLCAISLDRYWSITQAIEYNLKRTPRRIKAIIFTVWVISAVISFPPLISIEKKGGGEQLCVINDQKWYVVSSCIGSFFVPCLIMILVYVRIYQIAKRRTRVPPSRRSDGSEVAERRPNGFPDRGGGDGQPLPAKINGAGEPVPAEREVNGLDLEESSSSEHADQTPGPPGPRKGERATRGKSKTKMSQVKPGDSLPRRGGEEERGAKASRWRGRQNREKRFTFVLAVVIGVFVVCWFPFFFTYTLTAVCCSVPRTLFKFFFWFGYCNSSLNPIIYTIFNHDFRRAFKKILCRVDRKRIV